The sequence ATAGACCAATCTCATGCAGATTTGCAGCCCATTGCAATAAAGCAATGTTGTCTTCCCTGCTTTCCACTTCAGGCTTAGGGAGTTGTTTCAAGAAAGCTGCCGCCAATTTTCCAACACGCGTTGCTTGCTCACGATCTGCAGCATAGCGTTGCATAAACTGCTCAACAGTGACGTAGCGCATATCGTGATGTTGTGAGCGTCCTAGCAAGTCATAAAGCACACCGGTGCGTAATGCTGCATCGGTGACTTCCATCTCCTCGATACCCAGCTCATCAAAGACGGCCAACATAATAGCCAAACCACCTGGCCATACAGCCCTTCTATCATCCTTGAGACCCAATAACTCCACTTGGCTTACGTGCTCATATTTGAGTAGGTGTTTTTTCATGGCGCGCAAGCCTTCACGCGTAATCAGACCGCTGGTCGTATTGACGCGTCCCATCGTCAAGCCATCACCATGTCCATTGAAATCATTCTCGGCGATGAGTTCGGCAAGGGCCCGTGCTGTACCAGAAGAACCTACGGCCTGCTTCCAGCCGCTCTTGAGATAAGCACCAGAGATCACCTGAATCTCGCGTCTAGCGGCTAGCTCTGCCTCCTTAAATGCATGCGCATCCACATTCCCTTTAGGAAAAAAACGCATGCTATGGGAAACGCACCCGATATATAAACTTTCCATCAACTGCGGCTCATAGCCTTTACCGATGATGAACTCTGTGGAGCCACCACCAATGTCGACAACAAGGCGGTTACCTTGCACTGCTGGAACTTCATGGGCGGCGCCGATATAAATAAGACGCGCTTCCTCAACGCCCGCAATCACTTCTATCGGAAAGCCTAAGGCTTCTTGCGCTTCATCAACAAATAGTTGTGCATTTTTAGCAACCCTCAATGTATTCGTTGCAACAGCACGGACATTCGCTGGATCAAATCCACGGATGCGTTCGCCAAACCGTCGAATAGCAGTCAATCCCCGTTGATAGGCGTCATTACCTAATAATTTGTTTTCAGTTAAGCCTGCAGCGAGACGGACGGATTCACGCAAAGTATCAATCGGACGAAGTTGAGTGCCCGAAGGAGTGTTGACTGCCTGAGCCACCAACATACGAAAGCTATTTGAGCCCAAATCCACCGCAGCGACTAGGTCGTCAGATTGAATTACAGAATCGCTTGATTGAGTTGCCAAAATATTCCCTGAAATATGCTTACGCTTAGCAAATATGTCTATTTTATGAAAAAACGATGACATATTAGTGAAATTACAGCGTAATCTACAAGGTATATGGCTAGGCGGCTAGGTTTTGTTCAGCGTTTGAGCAATCAACATCGCCAAAGCTGCAAAAAATACAGCAATCGCCAGACTTTGTCTTCAAGATATTGCTGCAGGCACAGCAGCGATAGAGATGCTGAGAAGATCCACGGGGTAGCTCTAGCCTCTCTGAGGCTTGGCAATACGGACAGGTAATCGTGGAATGTTGATTTTCTAATGTGATATTCACATCCGCATTCTGACCTGCAGATATTTCAAGAATATGTCAGCACACCAAAACTATTTACTGCCAAGACCTAAGCTCTTCACCATCACTTTAAAGACTTCAGTGTTATCCATGAAACCTTTAAATTTTTCTGAGCCTGGCCCCATAGCGTTAAGCACAGCATCATCAGCGCTATGCACACCTACATCCTGACTTGACGGAAGATTGCCACCAACATGAATGGCATCCTCTTGCAACTGAAGGTATTTTGGATTGGCCACAAACTTGCCATCCTCACCTTTAATAGCAGGGACAAAAGTGCCATCTAATTTTGGATGCATCGTTTCATAATGGTCAGGATAGCTGCTGTAGAAAAAAGCCAAACGATTTGAAACGTCTACTTGGTTGGGATAGCCCTGAACATCTGCCTTTGGGTAGTTCGGAAAACCCGCCTCAGCATAGATACCCACCTTTTCACGCAAGGGACCCGGCTTTTCATCATGGACCACACCGCTGATAGAGCCGCTATGGGTATGATCAGGTGTCACGATGATTAAGGTATCGGGATGAGTTTTTGCAAAGTCTTTAGCAACCTGAACGGCATTGCTCAACATGATGGTGTCAAACGCAGCCCTCTCCCAGTCTAAGGGGTGATTGAATTTGTCAATCAAGGCCGCTTCTACCATTAAGAAAAATCCATTGGGATTTCTGGACAGCACTTCAATGGCGGATTGAGTCATCTCCGTGAGATCAGGTTGGTTTGGATACTGAGAGACGGTATTCTTTTTTAAGAAGAAACGGTCGAGAGATCCATCCATATTGTCTGGATGAAAGACGCCAAACAATTTTTGAGTTTTTTTATCCTGCGCAGCCGCGAGCAACTCTTGCTTAGTGAAAACATTTTGGTAGCCGTCAACCTTAAAGGTCTCCACTAAGTTTTTCTCATCCTTACGTTTTGATCCCTTGGAGGATTGCGGATAAAAATACGCTGAGCCACCACCCAAAATCACTTCTGCCTTGCTAGCCAATAATTGATCTGCAATATATTGCTTATCGGCACGGCGCCGAGTATGAGCAACCATGGCACCAGGGGTTGCATCCTCTAATTCCGCATCAGAGACAATGCCAACAGCCATTTTGGTATTACGCTTTACTAATTCGGAAATCGTTTCTACTTTTGGGTGCGAAAGATTATCGTCGGCTCTAGAGACATATACTCCCATGGCATTGACTGCGGTCTT comes from Polynucleobacter sp. MWH-Svant-W18 and encodes:
- the ppx gene encoding exopolyphosphatase encodes the protein MATQSSDSVIQSDDLVAAVDLGSNSFRMLVAQAVNTPSGTQLRPIDTLRESVRLAAGLTENKLLGNDAYQRGLTAIRRFGERIRGFDPANVRAVATNTLRVAKNAQLFVDEAQEALGFPIEVIAGVEEARLIYIGAAHEVPAVQGNRLVVDIGGGSTEFIIGKGYEPQLMESLYIGCVSHSMRFFPKGNVDAHAFKEAELAARREIQVISGAYLKSGWKQAVGSSGTARALAELIAENDFNGHGDGLTMGRVNTTSGLITREGLRAMKKHLLKYEHVSQVELLGLKDDRRAVWPGGLAIMLAVFDELGIEEMEVTDAALRTGVLYDLLGRSQHHDMRYVTVEQFMQRYAADREQATRVGKLAAAFLKQLPKPEVESREDNIALLQWAANLHEIGLSISHNGYHKHSAYIAGNADMPGFSKNDQARLAALLIGHTGKLGKLANNTGFHDWRMLFCLRLAQVLCRGRSDEDLPEVRVSEQDGAYQVSLSRDWAVTHPLTEFSLLKEAAEWNRIGRTYEINLK
- a CDS encoding alkaline phosphatase codes for the protein MNIHQLCKTSLFLFAFTFGGTIFAAAVYPIDSASILAGSHFDIKVELNNVVQPEDLVIEVNGAPIGKLVTSKPQFIANENGKGSSLIYRDVKITKAGKYVLVARAGREQIQVAWDVYASGPRRVKNVILFIGDGMTIANRTAARVLSKGIVQGKYQGRLAFDDMPSTAMIGTSGSDSLITDSANSMSAYTTGHKTAVNAMGVYVSRADDNLSHPKVETISELVKRNTKMAVGIVSDAELEDATPGAMVAHTRRRADKQYIADQLLASKAEVILGGGSAYFYPQSSKGSKRKDEKNLVETFKVDGYQNVFTKQELLAAAQDKKTQKLFGVFHPDNMDGSLDRFFLKKNTVSQYPNQPDLTEMTQSAIEVLSRNPNGFFLMVEAALIDKFNHPLDWERAAFDTIMLSNAVQVAKDFAKTHPDTLIIVTPDHTHSGSISGVVHDEKPGPLREKVGIYAEAGFPNYPKADVQGYPNQVDVSNRLAFFYSSYPDHYETMHPKLDGTFVPAIKGEDGKFVANPKYLQLQEDAIHVGGNLPSSQDVGVHSADDAVLNAMGPGSEKFKGFMDNTEVFKVMVKSLGLGSK
- a CDS encoding GDCCVxC domain-containing (seleno)protein, which translates into the protein MNITLENQHSTITCPYCQASERLELPRGSSQHLYRCCACSNILKTKSGDCCIFCSFGDVDCSNAEQNLAA